The following proteins are encoded in a genomic region of Gossypium hirsutum isolate 1008001.06 chromosome D05, Gossypium_hirsutum_v2.1, whole genome shotgun sequence:
- the LOC107903315 gene encoding diacylglycerol kinase 4 yields MMESIRSYGLSRLAGIKIDTDELRRRLLMPQYLRLAMLDSITKKDVDGGDQHFPSSGSADVPCPESPMIVFINPRSGGRNGPLLKERLQKLISEEQVLDLEDVKPHEFVRYGLACIEKWANDGDFCAKEIRQNIRIVVAGGDGTVGWVLGCLGELNQNGREPVPPVAIIPLGTGNDLSRSFGWGGSYPFTWKSGIKKALHRASVGPVSNLDSWHVVVQMPGGEVADPPHSLKAAEECSLDKTLEIEGDLPDKVNYYEGVFYNYFSIGMDAKVAYGFHHFRNEKPHLAQGPLANKIIYSGYSCSQGWFLTTCTSDPSLRGLKNILKMHVKKVNSTEWEQIPVPKSVRAVVALNLHNYGSGRNPWGNLKPKYLEKRGFVEARSDDGLLEIFGLKEGWHASFVMTELISAKHIAQAASIRMEIRGGEWKEAFMQMDGEPWKQPICNDYSTFVEINRVPFQSVLVNGE; encoded by the exons ATGATGGAGTCGATAAGATCTTACGGTTTGTCCCGTTTAGCCGGTATTAAGATAGATACAGATGAGCTTAGACGAAGGCTGTTGATGCCTCAGTATCTACGCTTAGCGATGTTAGATTCCATTACGAAAAAGGACGTTGATGGCGGTGACCAGCATTTCCCTTCAAGTGGTTCCGCTGATGTTCCCTGTCCTGAATCCCCTATGATCGTTTTTATTAACCCCCGTAGTGGCGGACGTAATGGTCCCTTGCTTAAAGAGCGTCTCCAAAAATTAATCAGCGAAGAACAg GTATTAGACCTTGAAGATGTGAAGCCACATGAATTTGTAAGGTATGGTTTGGCTTGCATTGAGAAGTGGGCTAACGATGGAGATTTTTGTGCTAAAGAGATACGACAGAACATTAGAATTGTG GTTGCTGGAGGTGATGGAACTGTTGGTTGGGTACTTGGATGTCTTGGAGAACTTAATCAAAATGGTCGGGAGCCAGTTCCTCCTGTAGCTATCATTCCACTTGGTACAGGCAATGACTTGTCTAGAAGTTTTGGTTGG GGAGGTTCATATCCTTTCACCTGGAAATCGGGTATTAAAAAAGCTTTGCACAGAGCTAGTGTAGGTCCAGTTTCCAATTTGGATAG TTGGCATGTTGTGGTGCAAATGCCTGGCGGTGAAGTTGCTGATCCTCCCCATTCTTTGAAGGCTGCAGAAGAGTGTTCTCTTGATAAG ACTTTGGAGATTGAGGGAGACCTTCCCGACAAAGTGAACTACTATGAAGGAGTATTCTATAATTATTTTAGCATAG GAATGGATGCAAAAGTTGCATATGGGTTCCATCATTTTCGTAATGAGAAACCTCACCTTGCACAGGGTCCTCTTGCGAATAAG ATTATCTACTCTGGTTACAGTTGCAGTCAGGGTTGGTTTCTCACAACTTGCACAAGTGATCCAAGTTTAAG GGGACTCAAGAACATTTTAAAGATGCATGTTAAAAAGGTCAATTCAACGGAATGGGAGCAGATTCCAGTACCAAAAAG TGTGAGGGCAGTTGTTGCTTTAAATCTTCATAATTATGGAAGTGGACGAAACCCATGGGGTAACCTAAAACCAAAGTATTTGGAAAAG AGGGGCTTTGTCGAGGCACGCTCTGATGATGGTCTTCTAGAAATTTTTGGTTTAAAGGAAGGATGGCATGCATCATTTGTAATGACTGAACTTATATCTGCAAAACACATAGCGCAG GCTGCATCGATAAGAATGGAGATAAGAGGTGGAGAGTGGAAAGAAGCATTTATGCAAATGGATGGTGAGCCATGGAAACAACCTATATGCAATGATTATTCGACGTTTGTGGAGATTAACAGGGTTCCTTTTCAATCAGTACTGGTTAATGGAGAGTGA
- the LOC107907470 gene encoding late blight resistance protein R1-A-like, giving the protein MESIHLVTELLHFVIPYLIKQVQLIKGAPEQVRSLHSELQFIEKSLKQYESYDRIFMEDNTVQEWLIQIRSLVPETKGIFNTYKTAKHVQNQRKWPNRWLNAVPHVLELRDIGKRVRKMKKKIEEINSYKNKYCLESQVARPKRNSEWLERQRREVEEENVEGFEVAIQQVTSMLLTKALTREVVSIVGTAGSGKTTLAKKIYRTMSKQFEHPAWAFVPSIYSMRDLLLDILKDLMPLGEETLKLDDVSLAQKLRNFLQGKKYLVVIDGVEETQLWETLRKEKVFPNENHGSRLLLTTRSTRVASLASSSRDHVHKMDPLDETSRWTLLKKLVFKDGRCYPELEHLGKQIATKCDGLPLAIVSLASLLDRDKRYGQWVDIISNVSWYLNQQDSPPCFGILDLTYHTTIPEHLRKCLLYLGAYPSGSEILARQVINLWVAEELVKDEGESKAEEIAWRYLEDLFSLSLIEVVRKRSDGGIRKFRIHEIWRMFCVLKSERTGFLQVHTKFVSRSSNNTPWRPWRLSIHHELRCILSNNQDYLPDICTLLCFHDRDSHDSKGSKLDFDRSPCLTVLDVGSTSVSKVDENIKRSCLLKYLKLNHPSLNRLPRTLFSLPNLQTLDIKNTCVMFPYLPSGIWGMQNLRHLLLPPYTMLPKRSDQSRKCLWHLQTLSTITPDGNTAALIFHSRFPSLIKLSLNSQEMENTKRCLERLYKLGCLQKLKIINRAVFPVPRTFPTSLVKVSLVKTDLVADDVMRMLEYLDRLQVLKLLKRSIRGPELEMKPNSFRQLRFLFMEEILVKTWRMGDGAIGSLEELTITRCHELESLPKQLRHLHYIRHVKVNSPSHCLRRELEQLNVQQCEVQIHF; this is encoded by the coding sequence ATGGAATCCATTCATCTTGTAACCGAGCTTTTACATTTTGTGATCCCATACCTAATAAAACAAGTTCAGTTGATTAAAGGAGCCCCTGAACAAGTCCGATCACTTCATAGTGAGCTGCAATTTATTGAGAAGAGCCTCAAGCAATACGAATCATATGATCGCATCTTCATGGAAGATAACACGGTGCAAGAGTGGCTGATCCAAATCCGGAGTTTAGTTCCCGAGACAAAGGGCATCTTCAACACATATAAAACTGCAAAACATGTCCAAAACCAAAGGAAATGGCCCAACAGGTGGCTTAATGCTGTTCCTCATGTTTTAGAGCTTCGTGATATCGGAAAAAGAGTtaggaagatgaagaagaaaattgaagaaattaaTAGCTACAAAAACAAGTATTGCCTTGAAAGCCAAGTAGCCAGGCCCAAGCGCAATTCAGAGTGGTTGGAGAGGCAAAGGAGGGAGGTTGAGGAGGAAAACGTGGAGGGGTTCGAGGTTGCGATTCAACAAGTGACCAGTATGTTGCTGACTAAAGCATTGACGCGTGAGGTTGTTTCAATTGTTGGGACGGCTGGATCCGGCAAGACGACTCTAGCCAAAAAGATTTATCGGACTATGAGCAAGCAGTTTGAACATCCTGCATGGGCCTTTGTGCCGAGTATATATAGCATGAGGGACCTGTTGTTGGACATCCTTAAGGACCTGATGCCACTTGGGGAGGAGACGTTGAAACTGGATGATGTGAGTTTGGCTCAGAAGCTAAGGAATTTCTTGCAAGGCAAGAAATATCTCGTTGTCATCGATGGTGTAGAGGAAACTCAACTATGGGAGACTTTAAGAAAGGAAAAGGTATTCCCTAACGAAAATCATGGAAGTAGATTGTTGTTGACTACTCGTTCAACAAGGGTGGCTTCACTAGCAAGTTCATCACGTGATCACGTTCATAAAATGGATCCTTTGGACGAGACGTCGAGGTGGACTCTCTTGAAAAAGCTGGTTTTCAAAGATGGAAGGTGCTATCCAGAATTAGAGCACCTCGGGAAGCAGATTGCCACCAAGTGTGATGGGCTTCCACTTGCTATTGTCTCTTTGGCTTCTTTACTAGACAGAGATAAAAGATATGGGCAGTGGGTAGATATAATTAGCAACGTCAGTTGGTACCTTAATCAACAAGACAGTCCACCATGTTTTGGGATATTAGATTTGACCTATCACACTACTATACCAGAACACCTTAGGAAGTGCCTGCTTTATTTGGGTGCTTACCCTAGTGGATCTGAAATTCTTGCAAGGCAAGTCATCAACCTTTGGGTAGCAGAGGAACTCGTAAAGGATGAAGGTGAATCAAAAGCAGAGGAAATTGCATGGAGATACTTGGAAGACCTATTTAGTCTAAGCTTGATAGAGGTTGTTAGAAAGAGATCAGACGGTGGTATAAGAAAATTTCGAATCCATGAAATTTGGAGGATGTTCTGCGTTTTAAAAAGTGAACGCACCGGGTTTCTTCAAGTTCACACCAAGTTCGTATCACGTTCAAGTAATAACACGCCATGGAGGCCATGGAGGCTTTCCATCCATCACGAGTTGAGGTGCATTTTGTCTAATAATCAGGATTATTTACCCGACATATGCACTTTGCTTTGTTTTCACGACAGGGATAGCCATGATTCGAAAGGATCTAAATTGGATTTCGATCGCTCCCCATGTCTGACCGTGTTGGATGTAGGGTCTACGAGTGTTTCCAAGGTTGATGAAAATATAAAGCGTTCATGTCTTTTGAAGTATTTGAAGCTCAATCATCCTTCCTTGAACCGTCTTCCTCGTACCTTGTTTAGTCTCCCTAATCTACAGACACTTGATATTAAAAACACTTGTGTCATGTTTCCATACTTGCCTAGTGGGATTTGGGGAATGCAAAACTTAAGGCATCTTTTGTTGCCTCCTTACACAATGTTGCCTAAACGTTCTGATCAATCTCGAAAATGTTTATGGCATCTCCAAACTCTTTCAACAATAACTCCTGATGGAAACACGGCAGCTCTCATATTTCATTCCAGGTTTCCAAGCTTGATTAAGTTGTCATTAAATAGCCAAGAAATGGAGAACACAAAGAGATGCTTGGAAAGGCTCTACAAGCTGGGTTGTCTTCAGAAACTAAAGATTATCAACCGTGCTGTGTTTCCAGTACCAAGGACATTCCCAACAAGTCTCGTTAAGGTAAGCTTGGTAAAAACAGACCTAGTTGCTGACGATGTAATGAGAATGTTGGAGTATTTGGATCGCCTTCAGGTGTTGAAACTGCTTAAAAGGTCTATTAGGGGACCCGAGCTGGAAATGAAACCCAACTCATTTCGTCAACTCAGATTCCTCTTCATGGAAGAAATACTTGTTAAAACTTGGAGGATGGGTGATGGAGCCATTGGCAGCCTTGAAGAGTTGACCATCACTCGTTGCCATGAACTAGAATCACTTCCAAAGCAGCTTAGGCATCTCCACTACATACGCCACGTAAAGGTGAATTCTCCCTCTCATTGCTTGAGACGAGAGCTTGAGCAATTAAATGTGCAACAATGTGAAGTCCAAATACATTTTTGA